A part of Desulfurellaceae bacterium genomic DNA contains:
- a CDS encoding RraA family protein: MSEPTASAMLEELRQYDTPSITNVVATYPDSQHCLGLYNPWTENWYTDTSIRCMYPELGRTVGYAVTCVFGLPDPNYSRLSFLDVVDALDASPKPTVLILQQKFPPQLANKVGLAGSIMTTAMQAVGCVGVISNGPSRDIDAIRPLGFQYMLSGVSAGHGTMAVQAVNVPVSVAGMDVAPGELIHMDENGACKFPADQLAAVLTKVRSLLAEEDVRIAALQKATNAAEVRAAFSGQSYAADKEPRS, encoded by the coding sequence ATGTCAGAACCCACCGCATCCGCGATGCTCGAAGAACTGCGCCAGTACGACACCCCGTCCATCACCAACGTCGTGGCCACCTATCCCGACAGCCAACACTGTCTGGGTCTGTACAACCCGTGGACCGAAAACTGGTACACGGACACCTCCATCCGCTGCATGTACCCGGAGTTGGGCCGCACGGTCGGCTATGCGGTCACGTGTGTCTTCGGCCTGCCCGACCCCAACTACTCGCGGCTGTCCTTTCTGGACGTGGTTGACGCCCTGGACGCCTCGCCCAAACCGACGGTGCTGATCCTCCAGCAGAAATTCCCGCCCCAGCTGGCCAACAAGGTCGGGCTGGCCGGCAGCATCATGACCACGGCGATGCAGGCGGTCGGCTGTGTCGGCGTTATCTCCAACGGCCCGTCACGCGACATCGACGCCATCCGGCCGCTGGGCTTTCAGTACATGCTGAGCGGGGTGAGCGCCGGACACGGGACCATGGCCGTGCAGGCCGTCAACGTCCCGGTCAGCGTCGCCGGCATGGACGTTGCCCCGGGCGAGCTGATCCATATGGACGAGAATGGGGCGTGTAAATTCCCGGCCGACCAGTTGGCCGCCGTCCTGACCAAGGTCCGCAGCCTGCTGGCCGAAGAGGACGTGCGTATCGCCGCCCTGCAGAAAGCCACCAACGCGGCCGAAGTCCGGGCTGCCTTCAGCGGCCAGAGCTATGCGGCCGACAAAGAGCCGCGCTCCTAG
- a CDS encoding CoA transferase produces MLNPYRVLDLTTERGLLCGQILGDLGADVIKVEPPGGSPARRLGPFYQDRPDPNASLLWWAYNRNKRSISLDITTGEGRDILRRLVTSAHFFIESDMPGALAELGLGYAELAADNPGLIYVSITPFGQDGPKASYADSDLVILAAGGPLVLTGDDDRPPVRLSVPQAYPHASAAAAAAAMIALYESLRSGQGQHLDISAQQAVAQATQSTLLAAPLGDADSRRMSGGAKLGDIPIRLVWPAKDGHVAITYLFGSAIAHFTQRLMDWMCEEGFCDEATRDQDWVGYGGYLFGGSQEAIDDYLGLTQLVERFTTTKTKAELLDGALERGLLIAPITTTEEVVESPQLAAREYWQTLEHPELGQSFSYPGPFAKFSASPIAYRRRPPTIGEHNTEIYRDELGFSQQQLAELRSRGIIT; encoded by the coding sequence ATGCTGAATCCCTACCGGGTGCTTGACCTGACAACCGAGCGGGGTCTGCTGTGCGGCCAGATTCTGGGCGATCTGGGCGCCGATGTGATCAAAGTCGAACCCCCGGGCGGTTCACCGGCCCGCCGGCTGGGACCGTTCTACCAGGACCGACCCGATCCGAACGCGTCGCTGTTGTGGTGGGCGTACAACCGCAACAAACGCAGCATTAGCCTGGACATCACCACCGGCGAAGGCCGGGATATTCTACGCCGGCTGGTCACAAGCGCCCACTTCTTTATCGAGTCCGATATGCCCGGCGCGCTGGCCGAACTCGGCCTGGGCTACGCCGAGCTGGCGGCCGACAACCCCGGCCTGATCTATGTGTCGATCACGCCCTTCGGCCAGGACGGTCCCAAGGCCAGCTATGCCGACAGCGACCTGGTCATCCTGGCGGCCGGCGGTCCGCTGGTGCTGACCGGCGACGATGATCGCCCGCCGGTCCGGCTCAGCGTGCCCCAGGCGTATCCCCACGCCAGCGCGGCCGCCGCCGCAGCGGCCATGATCGCCCTGTACGAATCTCTGCGCTCCGGTCAGGGCCAACACCTCGATATCTCGGCTCAACAGGCGGTCGCCCAGGCCACCCAGTCCACCCTGCTGGCGGCTCCCCTGGGCGACGCCGACTCGCGGCGTATGTCGGGCGGGGCCAAGCTGGGTGACATTCCGATTCGCCTCGTCTGGCCGGCCAAGGACGGCCATGTGGCGATTACCTATCTGTTTGGCTCGGCCATCGCCCACTTTACCCAGCGCCTGATGGACTGGATGTGCGAAGAGGGCTTTTGCGACGAGGCCACCCGCGACCAAGACTGGGTCGGCTACGGTGGCTATCTGTTCGGCGGTAGCCAGGAGGCGATTGACGACTACCTCGGCCTGACCCAGCTGGTGGAACGCTTCACCACCACCAAGACCAAGGCCGAGCTGCTGGACGGCGCGCTTGAGCGCGGCCTGCTGATCGCGCCCATCACCACCACCGAAGAAGTCGTCGAGAGCCCCCAGCTGGCCGCCCGCGAGTACTGGCAGACGCTGGAGCATCCAGAGCTGGGGCAAAGCTTCAGCTACCCGGGACCGTTCGCCAAGTTCAGCGCCTCCCCAATCGCCTATCGACGCCGACCGCCGACGATAGGCGAACACAACACCGAGATTTATCGCGACGAACTCGGCTTCAGCCAACAGCAGCTGGCCGAGCTGAGATCGCGGGGGATTATTACATGA
- a CDS encoding CoA transferase, with amino-acid sequence MTHTDALAGVKILDFMWAIAGPASTRILADYGATVVRLESTTRFDAVRTVGPFQGGKPGLENAGLFYNMNAGKLPVTLDLS; translated from the coding sequence ATGACACACACCGATGCACTGGCCGGGGTCAAAATCCTCGACTTCATGTGGGCAATCGCCGGGCCGGCCTCGACCCGCATACTGGCCGATTACGGCGCGACCGTTGTGCGGCTTGAGAGCACCACCCGTTTTGACGCAGTGCGGACCGTCGGGCCGTTTCAGGGTGGCAAGCCGGGGCTTGAGAACGCCGGCCTGTTCTACAATATGAACGCCGGCAAACTGCCGGTTACCCTGGATCTGTCCAA